A genomic segment from Alistipes senegalensis JC50 encodes:
- a CDS encoding DUF6908 domain-containing protein has translation MKTLNERATEILQALLAVRSYRIDHGNGVYTRLRAAMIGRNGKYNLISLVEYYEAKGKLAQSTEMNFAFDTSTKQFIPYYYCNKTLRIESHSAYPTENGMENCTEERQADHTNFANRWLIRMNSQQPMI, from the coding sequence ATGAAAACATTAAATGAAAGGGCGACAGAAATTCTGCAAGCCTTGTTAGCCGTGCGGTCTTACAGAATCGACCACGGAAACGGAGTTTACACACGCTTACGTGCCGCAATGATTGGGCGCAATGGAAAGTACAACCTTATTTCGCTGGTAGAATACTACGAAGCTAAAGGTAAACTTGCGCAGAGTACAGAAATGAATTTTGCATTTGACACAAGTACAAAGCAGTTTATCCCGTACTATTACTGCAACAAAACTCTCCGCATTGAATCGCATAGTGCGTACCCGACAGAAAACGGAATGGAGAATTGCACCGAGGAACGACAGGCTGACCACACAAATTTTGCAAACCGATGGCTAATACGCATGAACTCGCAACAACCGATGATATGA